DNA from Eubalaena glacialis isolate mEubGla1 chromosome 2, mEubGla1.1.hap2.+ XY, whole genome shotgun sequence:
TATTCCATGGTCTATTGGTCTGTTTTTGTGCAAAACAATcttcttgttttgctttgtctGGCTTTTTACATGGCTTTGTAGTGTGCTGCTCTTCACTCTTGTAAGGTTGACTTAATCCTGCtcatccatatacattttagaatgagTATATCAAGTTCCTGGAAAATATACCTGGAATCTTTACTGGGATTTCATTGcatatataaattaattcataAAGAACTGACTCCTGTGTAATATTAAGTAATTCCATCCAAGAGCATAAAATTTCCCTCAATTTCTTCAGGTTAATTTCTACGTCCTTTATtagagttttaaagttttctccgtaggcttcttttcttttcttttacaactTAAAATCAGTTTATTGACACAGTAACACAACACACTTGCCTCCCtgacacccccaccccctcgcccAGTCTAgacctctcccccttcctccccccttaGAACAAGCTGTTCAGTGAAAACAGAAAAGGGCAGGCCACTTCTACACCCTCAGTGCCACTGCCAAGCCCTGGGGAGCAGGGTCTCAGGCACTACTCAGAACCTGTTAGAGAGGGGCGCAGTTAGCACTAGACTTAGCCAGGCAGAGGCATCCAGTCCCTCGGAGCAGATTCTCCCACAACCCCCAGGCCCTGAGCTGCTCTGCCTCTTCCCCTCTGCTGTCTGTGACCCTAGGAAGGACATACCTTGGGCCTGCGGCCAAAAGCGAGAACTCCTGGCCGTAATCTGAGAATTGGAGTTTGGCTAGTGTTTTTTAAGGCCCAGGCACCCCAAAAAAAAGCCCTGGTGGTGGGAGTGAACTTCAATGGCCCTATTTTAAATGCACTGATAACATGAAACAGATTAAGCCAGCTTAACCAAATGCCAGAATAACACGAAGCTGTAAAGGAGGGGTCAGACCTGCTTTCTCCAGGCCAGACACAAATGCACAGAGAGAAGCCCAGGTGGAGTGTCAAAAAACAACTGAAGGACACTGCCCAGGGGCTGAAAAGCCTATACTCTGGAGTCCCCAGGGTGACaggaagcaaggaaagaaaatacacaagtcttaaaaagcaaaaaagaaagccCAACAGCAGGGGAACCTCAGCCTGAGAGTGCTGTCCACCAGCTCTCCAGGCCTTGCCCCCGGACCCAGACAGTCCCTCCCCCTCTAGGCAATGTCCTCCCCTAGGCTAGATAGAGCACATCACACAGCGCAGTTTAAAAAGCTTCTAATGCCAGTTCATAAACATCTTCATTTACTATTGGTGATTACATGTGAATAATATCTTTATACTGTTCTTTATGGAAAACAATTTCAATGAGTCAACGCGGAGAACACAATAGGCAACCCTCACCCTGAGCCCCTCAGCGTCCTTCCCTAGACAGCAAGCCCCCTCCTCTGTCCCAGGGCTGCCTAacttcccctcttcccccactgTGGCTCTTGGACAAAGCATCCTCTATGACCATTAGTGCTCATCGGACAAGTTCTGATCCAGGGGGTAAACCATGAACATCACATCTGGTCGAGAGGGGACACAGGGATGGCCTGGACGCACAATCTCAAAGCCCAAGAAGCTGAAGGTCTTCAGGAGTGGAGCTCTGTCTTCCCGGCCCTTCCTGAAGCAGATGAAGACGTAGTTCACTTTCATCTTCTCTTCAGCAAACTCTAGCAGTGCTAACAATCCTTCTTTGCTCGCatcagctaataatccatctgagATTTCTACAAACAGGCTCTGGTTGGACAGGACTGCATCCCAGGAAGAGACCTTCACCTCGGTGACCTCATACTGGAAGTGGACGATGTGAGGTTTTCCATCGTTCATAGGGAGGTCCTGAGTCACAGTGAGCTTCTCGTCCTTATATATTAGAGCTGAGACAGAAGGATCCCTGCCGCCCCCTCGCCCACCAGGGATCTTCGACAGTGGGTGAGGGGCATCAGGAGCACCACAGAGGCCCCGGAACAATGTGCCTGCAGCACTGGAGCTGGGGACAGTTACTCAAAGGCAAAATACTACTGTCCTGGGTGTTTATCATCCTCGGCGGCTCTGCTCAGGGTGGGAAGAGGCGGCGCAGGGAGTGGGGTAGGTGGATGAGCGGGCGGGTGTGGGGTCGCGTGTGCGCACGCTCGGGGCCGAGCTCTGCGGGCTAAGTCCCTGTCGGGCAGCGAGCCCAGAGCCCGCCTCCTGCCTCAGCGAGCGCCTGCCTCCAGCTCggtttcttttatattcttggtTAAGTTCATTCCTAGGCATTGTACACGCTTTTTTGCTTCTATTGTAACTAGAGGTTGGTTCAGATAAATGTTACggatttatttttttaggttAGTATTGTATCTAGTGATTTTACTGAATTCTCTGAATAGTTTTAACAGTCTATCTgttgcttctctttgtttttacaaggcaaatgaaaatgttatttctACATGATGATAGTTTTttaatagaagtatagttgacttacaccgttgcgttagtttctggtgtacagcaaagtggttcggtttatacatatatttttttttcatattctttccattacggtttattacaggctctcgaatatagttccctgtgctatacagtaggaccttgttatctattttatatatagtagtttgtatctgctaatctcaaactcctaatttatccttcccccacctcctttcccctttggtaaccatagtttgtttcctacgtctatgagtctgtttctgttttgtaaataagttcatttgtattatatttaaaattccacatataagtgatacatggtatttttctttctctttctgacttacttcacttagcatgataatctccaggtccatccatgttgctgcaaatggcattatttcattcgtttttatggctgagtagtattccattaaagaagatgatatatatatatatgtatctccattcttctttatccattcaacatgatacttttatcttttctcttctaATCCTTCTAtctcttattctttcttcctAATAGCTTTGTCTAGAACTTCTATTATTGTATGTTGAATGGTAGCAGTACAGTTggattccttatttttttccagattttaaaaagaatgcacTTAAAATCTCTTAAGTATGATTGCTTTAAGTTTTTGATATATCGCCTTTACCAAGTTAAAAATGTCTTTCATATACCCAGTTTGCTAAGTTATAGAACCATAAATAGGTAATGaactttatcaaatgctttttcttcaccaATTGAGATACttgtatgatttttgtcttttattaatgAGGTGATTTCTGATGTTGAGCCAACCTgaaattcctgggataaaccctacttgatcaaaataattttttttttaaatataaaactggGTTATATGACTGGGTTAGTTAGctgatattttatttaggatttttatatctaCATCATAGTTGAAACAAgcctattctttcatttattgctTTGTCTTTACTGATCTTGGAACCAAGATTACATTGGTTTCATAAAATGATCTGGGCAGCTTTTGCCCTTTTCTGATTTTTTGGAAAAACTTATAGAAGACAGGAATTAACAGTTCCTTGAAAGTTTGGTACAACTCCAGAAGTTCATAAACTTTTTACTACCATGACTCCTCCAGCCTCATTGTTTTCTACTGTTTACCACATTATTTTGAAAGATTTGGTTTAGATTAATAAGTGTACAAGTTTTTCTTTCCCTAGGTGGCTACATGCTGTAAAGTACACACAGCCCTTAAGAATGGTgccaccgggcttccctggtggcgcagtggtcaagaatccatctgccagtgcaggggacacaggttcgtgccctggtccgggaagatcccacatgccgtggagcaactaagcccgtgtgccacaactactgagcctgcactctagagcccgcgagccacaactactgagcccgtgtgccacaactactgaagccctcgcacctagagcatgtgctccgcaacaagagaagccactgcaatgagaagcccgcgcaccgcaacggagagtagcccccactcgccgcaactagagaaagccacgcacagcaacaaagaacaaaagcagccaaaagtaaacaaataaaataaatttattaaaaaaaaaaaaaaaaagaatggcgcCACCACAAACTCAAGGTCATCCACTTCAACTGGACTGTCAACACTTTTACTCCCTGGAAGTAAAAGGGTGGTATCCCTCAGCCCTACCTCAAGTCTCCTCCTTAGCACTCACCTTTTACCTTGGAATAGATGACTCAGCCTCCTACTTTATTGAGCAAAGGGGACCCCTAGAGACTAGCTCTCCTGAATCTCACCTACCTACTTACAGTGACTGTATATCCACACCCAATCACACCTCTTTCCACCCATCTCAGAAAACGAGGTGTCCCTTCTTAAATCCAAGACAATTCCTCTAAGTGTGCTTCAAAACCCCATCCCTTTCTCCCAGGGACCTCACTCCTTTCgacatcctctctctctcctaaaATTTAAACCCTCCCTCCCTACAGGGCTTCTTCTCCTCAGACCAGCAACATAATCAAATCTCACCCATCGCCAAAAAATCCCTCCTTTGTGTGCTGTGGGACAGGCATTCTCACGCACGGcaggtgggagtgtaaattggcaAGATCATTCTGGGAAGCAATTTGGTAACCTGAATCAAAAGCCTGAAAAATATTTGCACCCTTTGTCCCAGTAATCCTACCTCCAGAAATCCATCTAAAGAAGTAATCAGAAATGCTGACAAGGAGAgatgtttaaaaatgttaatctcactgttattttaacagcaaaaattggaaacaatctaaaggTTCAACTATCCGGGATCGGTTA
Protein-coding regions in this window:
- the LOC133085093 gene encoding LOW QUALITY PROTEIN: ornithine decarboxylase antizyme 2-like (The sequence of the model RefSeq protein was modified relative to this genomic sequence to represent the inferred CDS: deleted 1 base in 1 codon), with the protein product MINTQDSSILPLSNCPQLQCCRHIVPGPLWCSDAPHPLSKIPGGRGGGRDPSVSALIYKDEKLTVTQDLPMNDGKPHIVHFQYEVTEVKVSSWDAVLSNQSLFVEISDGLLADASKEGLLALLEFAEEKMKVNYVFICFRKGREDRAPLLKTFSFLGFEIVRPGHPCVPSRPDVMFMVYPLDQNLSDEH